The Microbulbifer sp. YPW1 genome contains a region encoding:
- the pepQ gene encoding Xaa-Pro dipeptidase, translating into MDKQLFSEHLATLRKRYDDILEQCGFETLNVFSGAPSVQFLDDNYYPFRVNPQFKALVPVTDNPHSWVIYRRGQKPKLLFYRPVDFWHYVPPAPQTFWSDEYDIELLAKPDEAKMFLNGEDAAFIGETAKLEGWEIGERNPQHLIDRLHWARAYKTPYEFACLREANRIAVGAHKAAEEAFRAGASEFEINLAYLKAAGQGENQMPYGNIVGLNEHGAILHYTHLSTEKLPESERRSFLIDAGADCNGYCADITRSYAYREGEFADLVTAMHEKEQELVAGLTPGASYIELHRECHNKIGQLLQQFGVIKTSPESAVESGLTGTFMPHGLGHFLGLQVHDVGGHQTAPEGGTTPPPSEFPFLRTTRTIEENQVFTIEPGLYFIESLLADLKESQLADEVNWDKVEKLRPFGGVRIEDNLIVHADRVENMTRDCY; encoded by the coding sequence ATGGACAAGCAACTCTTCAGCGAACACCTGGCCACCCTGCGCAAACGCTACGACGATATTCTCGAACAGTGCGGCTTTGAGACCCTGAACGTCTTCAGCGGCGCGCCCTCTGTGCAGTTTCTGGACGACAACTACTACCCGTTCCGCGTGAACCCCCAGTTCAAAGCGCTGGTACCGGTTACCGACAACCCGCACAGCTGGGTGATCTACCGCCGCGGGCAGAAGCCGAAGCTGCTGTTTTACCGCCCGGTGGACTTCTGGCATTACGTGCCGCCTGCCCCCCAGACGTTCTGGAGCGATGAGTACGACATCGAGCTGCTCGCCAAACCGGATGAGGCGAAGATGTTTCTGAACGGAGAAGACGCGGCGTTTATTGGCGAGACCGCGAAACTGGAAGGCTGGGAAATTGGCGAGCGCAATCCGCAGCACCTGATCGACCGCCTGCACTGGGCGCGCGCTTACAAGACGCCTTACGAATTCGCCTGCCTGCGGGAAGCCAACCGAATCGCCGTGGGTGCCCACAAAGCTGCGGAAGAGGCATTCCGCGCGGGAGCCAGCGAATTCGAAATCAACCTGGCGTATTTGAAGGCCGCCGGCCAGGGCGAAAACCAGATGCCTTACGGCAACATTGTGGGCCTGAACGAGCACGGTGCCATCCTGCACTACACCCACTTATCCACAGAAAAGCTGCCGGAAAGCGAACGTCGCAGCTTTCTGATCGACGCCGGTGCCGACTGCAACGGCTACTGTGCCGACATTACCCGCAGCTACGCCTATCGCGAAGGCGAGTTCGCTGATCTCGTTACGGCGATGCACGAGAAAGAGCAGGAACTGGTTGCGGGCCTGACTCCGGGCGCCTCCTATATCGAGCTACACCGTGAATGCCACAACAAAATTGGTCAGCTGCTCCAGCAGTTTGGCGTGATCAAGACCTCCCCCGAAAGCGCAGTGGAATCCGGCCTCACCGGTACCTTTATGCCCCACGGCCTCGGCCATTTCCTCGGCCTGCAGGTACACGACGTGGGCGGCCACCAGACCGCGCCGGAAGGCGGCACTACCCCGCCGCCGTCGGAGTTTCCGTTCCTGCGTACCACTCGCACCATTGAGGAAAACCAGGTCTTCACCATTGAACCCGGCCTCTACTTTATCGAGAGCCTGCTGGCAGACCTGAAGGAATCCCAGCTGGCAGATGAAGTGAACTGGGACAAGGTGGAAAAACTGCGTCCGTTCGGCGGTGTGCGTATTGAGGACAATCTTATTGTGCACGCGGATCGCGTGGAGAATATGACGCGGGATTGTTATTAA
- a CDS encoding cytochrome b — protein sequence MTSTPDSWSKAIKSLHWLIAFFILFAWGSVELHEFYERSDPMRGWWMVVHYSLGFSILFLGLFRLYWRATHGRPTLYGGSFQKPVSLLVQSLMYIIILGMPITGLLMRQFAGRDITLFWIIDVPSVVAKNTDIAKQFAFLHKEFLWNALLVLLVLHIGGALWHHFITKDNTLRQMLPFGRK from the coding sequence ATGACATCCACACCCGATAGCTGGAGCAAGGCCATCAAATCCCTGCACTGGCTAATTGCATTCTTTATCCTGTTCGCCTGGGGCTCGGTAGAGCTGCATGAGTTTTACGAGCGCAGCGATCCCATGCGCGGATGGTGGATGGTGGTGCACTACTCCCTCGGCTTCTCGATTTTGTTTCTCGGCCTTTTCCGTCTCTACTGGCGCGCCACCCACGGCCGCCCCACACTGTACGGCGGCAGCTTCCAGAAGCCCGTATCCCTGCTGGTGCAGAGCCTGATGTACATCATTATCCTGGGTATGCCGATCACCGGCCTGTTGATGCGTCAGTTCGCAGGGCGTGACATCACCCTGTTCTGGATAATCGACGTGCCCTCCGTTGTGGCCAAAAACACCGATATCGCCAAACAGTTTGCGTTCCTGCACAAGGAATTCCTGTGGAATGCGCTGCTGGTACTGCTGGTACTACATATCGGTGGCGCGCTGTGGCATCACTTTATTACCAAGGACAATACCCTGCGGCAGATGCTGCCTTTTGGAAGGAAGTAA
- a CDS encoding capsule biosynthesis protein, translating into MDYTGGPAGWPEYFAGYLRQHNIRAVVVYGDCRYYHREARAVCDEQSVSFWAFEEGYLRPDFVTLEQGGVNGFSGVDWSPSAIRGYHPHNRSNDVQVGSTFRQRAWFAITYYLAARFFRSEFSAYRHHRPRTWLQEGGCWLRSLVRKYRYKFSQRSYLSSLVKRHSGEFYLYALQTQDDFQIREHSDYDSIDDSIAEVIRSFAEGAAEHELLVIKHHPMDRGFCHYGRLIKRLAREHQVGGRVVYCHDLHLPTLLKHAKGLITINSTVGISALLHKVPTITLGRALYNQPGLTHQGALSAFWSAADPVDPQFFRSFRTYLYERTQLDGSFAKNVDFAVEQAWLRMAPVLASSLERPLPKTEEEAEYLAA; encoded by the coding sequence GTGGATTACACTGGTGGGCCTGCGGGATGGCCGGAGTACTTCGCCGGTTATCTGCGTCAGCACAACATTCGTGCCGTTGTGGTGTACGGAGACTGCCGTTACTACCATCGCGAAGCCCGTGCCGTGTGCGACGAGCAGAGCGTTTCCTTCTGGGCCTTTGAAGAGGGCTATCTGAGACCGGACTTCGTCACTCTGGAGCAGGGGGGCGTGAACGGGTTTTCCGGTGTCGACTGGTCGCCGAGTGCTATCCGCGGCTACCACCCGCACAATCGTTCAAATGACGTACAGGTCGGGTCTACTTTCCGCCAGCGTGCCTGGTTTGCGATAACTTATTATCTGGCCGCGCGTTTTTTCCGCAGCGAATTTTCCGCATACCGTCATCACCGCCCGCGCACCTGGCTGCAGGAGGGGGGCTGCTGGTTGAGGAGCCTGGTGCGAAAGTATCGGTACAAGTTCAGCCAACGCAGTTATCTGTCTTCACTGGTGAAACGCCACAGTGGAGAGTTTTATCTCTATGCACTGCAGACCCAGGATGACTTCCAGATCCGTGAGCACTCGGATTACGACAGTATTGATGATTCCATCGCCGAGGTTATCCGCTCTTTCGCGGAAGGCGCCGCGGAACACGAGCTGCTGGTCATCAAGCATCACCCGATGGATCGAGGTTTCTGCCATTACGGTCGTTTGATCAAGCGGCTGGCGCGGGAGCACCAAGTCGGTGGGCGGGTGGTCTACTGTCACGATCTGCATTTGCCCACCCTGTTGAAGCACGCCAAGGGGCTGATCACTATCAACAGTACCGTGGGTATTTCTGCCCTGCTGCATAAAGTACCGACCATTACCCTCGGCCGCGCCCTGTATAACCAGCCGGGACTCACTCATCAGGGAGCGCTAAGCGCATTCTGGAGTGCCGCAGACCCGGTGGACCCGCAGTTCTTCCGCAGCTTCCGCACTTACCTCTACGAGCGCACCCAGCTGGATGGCAGCTTTGCCAAAAATGTGGACTTTGCGGTGGAGCAGGCCTGGCTGCGCATGGCACCGGTTTTGGCTTCCAGTCTCGAGCGTCCGCTACCCAAAACAGAGGAAGAGGCAGAATACCTCGCCGCCTGA
- the metE gene encoding 5-methyltetrahydropteroyltriglutamate--homocysteine S-methyltransferase → MAKTHILGYPRIGANRELKRAQEAYWKGDIDQKALLAAGSQVRSQNWQAQQAAGLALTTVGDFAWYDQVLNHSLMFGVIPERFAEGAADNKLDQYFRLARGRAPSGEPVAANAMTKWFDTNYHYLVPEFTDDQKFSLDSEWLLAEVQEAQSLGHNVKPVVIGPLTYLWLGRGVDNALELLPKLLPCYVELLEQLASAAAQWVQIDEPILGLDLPAQWRDAFGPTYQALSKASGSKLLLASYFSPLQENLQLAFDLPVDGVHIDAVRGPEEVAPAAAALRDGQVLSVGVINGRNVWRTDLTRWQQELSPLASKLGERLWISASCSLLHSPVDLETETKLADADKQKLAYSRQKLDELNTLQQALKPGADVLPAISKTESPSEADVRAELDSTWRAEKYPQRAEVQRERWQLPLLPTTTIGSFPQTDVLRQVRKQFRNQEISAEDYNGHLRAEIAEAIRRQEILGLDVLVHGEAERNDMVEYFGEQLDGFIHTGNGWVQSYGSRCVKPPIIAGDISRPNPMTVQWSEYAQSLSKKPVKGMLTGPVTILNWSFPREDIPRAVSCLQIAKALREEVLDLEAAGIGIIQIDEPALREGVPLRVSGHDDYFAWAVGCFRYTCSEVKAETQIHTHMCYSNFNAIMDAIVALDADVITIESARSDLRLLEAFAGERGGYPNEIGPGIYDIHSPNVPERKELVNRLYQLLKVIPQEKLWINPDCGLKTRNWAEVGSALLNMVEAARTVRAEVA, encoded by the coding sequence ATGGCAAAGACACACATTCTCGGATACCCGCGTATTGGCGCGAATCGCGAGCTGAAACGCGCGCAGGAAGCCTACTGGAAAGGGGACATCGACCAGAAAGCACTTCTGGCAGCGGGCTCCCAGGTGCGCAGTCAGAACTGGCAGGCGCAGCAGGCCGCGGGCCTGGCGCTGACGACCGTGGGCGATTTCGCCTGGTACGACCAGGTGCTGAATCACTCGCTCATGTTTGGCGTGATCCCCGAGCGTTTTGCCGAGGGTGCGGCAGATAACAAACTCGACCAGTATTTCCGTCTGGCCCGCGGTCGTGCGCCATCCGGCGAGCCTGTGGCGGCCAATGCCATGACCAAGTGGTTTGATACCAACTACCACTATCTGGTACCGGAATTTACCGACGACCAGAAGTTCTCCCTGGACAGCGAGTGGCTGCTGGCGGAAGTGCAGGAAGCTCAGAGCCTGGGGCACAATGTAAAGCCGGTCGTGATCGGCCCGCTGACCTACCTCTGGCTCGGCCGCGGTGTGGATAACGCCCTGGAATTGCTGCCAAAGCTGCTGCCCTGTTACGTCGAGTTACTCGAGCAACTGGCAAGCGCCGCCGCCCAGTGGGTTCAGATCGACGAGCCCATCCTCGGCCTGGACCTGCCCGCCCAGTGGCGCGATGCTTTCGGACCGACCTATCAGGCGTTGTCCAAAGCCAGTGGCAGTAAACTACTGCTCGCGAGCTATTTCTCGCCGCTGCAGGAAAATCTTCAGCTGGCATTTGATCTGCCTGTGGATGGTGTACATATCGATGCGGTGCGCGGGCCGGAAGAAGTGGCTCCCGCAGCTGCCGCACTGCGCGATGGGCAGGTCCTGTCCGTCGGCGTGATCAATGGCCGCAATGTCTGGCGAACGGATCTGACCCGCTGGCAGCAGGAGCTGTCACCGCTTGCGAGCAAGCTTGGCGAGCGCCTGTGGATATCTGCCAGTTGCTCACTCCTGCACAGCCCGGTGGACCTGGAAACCGAAACCAAACTGGCAGATGCGGATAAACAGAAACTGGCCTACAGCCGCCAGAAGCTGGATGAGCTGAACACCCTGCAGCAGGCGTTGAAACCCGGTGCCGATGTGCTGCCGGCAATTTCCAAAACCGAAAGCCCCAGTGAAGCCGACGTGCGCGCGGAACTGGATAGCACCTGGCGTGCAGAAAAGTATCCACAGCGTGCGGAAGTTCAGCGAGAGCGCTGGCAACTGCCCCTACTACCCACCACAACCATCGGCTCCTTCCCGCAGACCGATGTACTGCGACAGGTACGCAAGCAGTTCCGCAACCAGGAAATCAGTGCCGAGGACTACAACGGGCACCTGCGTGCGGAAATTGCCGAAGCCATCCGCCGTCAGGAAATCCTTGGGCTCGACGTGCTGGTACACGGCGAAGCCGAGCGCAACGATATGGTGGAGTACTTTGGTGAGCAGCTGGATGGATTTATCCACACCGGTAATGGCTGGGTACAGAGTTACGGTTCCCGCTGTGTGAAGCCACCGATTATCGCTGGGGATATCTCGCGGCCCAATCCAATGACCGTGCAGTGGAGCGAATACGCCCAGAGCCTGAGCAAGAAGCCGGTAAAAGGTATGCTCACGGGCCCGGTTACCATCCTTAACTGGTCCTTCCCCCGCGAGGACATTCCGCGCGCGGTCAGCTGCCTGCAGATTGCCAAGGCATTGCGCGAAGAGGTGCTGGACCTGGAAGCGGCGGGCATCGGTATCATCCAGATCGATGAACCGGCACTGCGCGAAGGGGTGCCGCTGCGTGTGTCCGGCCACGACGATTACTTTGCCTGGGCGGTGGGCTGCTTCCGCTACACCTGCAGTGAAGTAAAGGCGGAAACCCAGATCCACACCCACATGTGTTATTCCAACTTCAATGCGATCATGGATGCCATCGTGGCGCTGGATGCGGACGTTATCACCATCGAGTCCGCACGTTCAGACCTGCGTCTACTGGAGGCTTTTGCCGGAGAGAGGGGTGGGTACCCCAATGAAATCGGTCCGGGCATTTACGATATTCACTCGCCCAACGTGCCCGAGCGAAAGGAATTGGTAAATCGCCTGTACCAGCTGCTAAAAGTGATTCCGCAAGAGAAACTGTGGATAAATCCCGACTGTGGCCTGAAAACCCGCAACTGGGCAGAAGTGGGTTCGGCACTGTTGAATATGGTGGAAGCGGCGAGGACCGTCAGGGCCGAAGTGGCCTGA
- a CDS encoding Ig-like domain-containing protein, translating to MSIKNKHFNGAVIGALSLVLVACGGGSSGGGNEGGTPSEPTNQPPSVSADPITLMEGESATITASATDPEGSSVSYMWEQKAGASLTLGDVDTATVSIQAPAVVESTQATLVVTVTDAEGATTSEEVVVSITARMVGVSIAGVVTESLAENSEVSFNVGEQLFTTVVGSAGQYSTTISVDDSLASEMVRAEVRNPATGLKLVSLMGDFSALVSAAGEDGVVVRDELPAVNISTLTTALAAQVERGEPGSVETTEQLTARKKLLNGSDIFHLGTLIRLVLDHAGTGEVVMPDSFADTYALAADREAASRLINEIQTSNASIYQAAVDEVAEDAQRAFPSLAIPAAMQDTYYFDGIVINPIPFSGPTRISLGNNLNLNAQGSGTWGGNEGTSEISWEATTNGLEIAGAEFVVDSSLVYDESLGVQIQQETVVQPKLIKWLDYGEEVDWFLITADRFTRYPNGEYPPTEAEQLTDAAMGVRSAGAVPVDQALQMGLALSIPLPLVEGEVTEPTPDFEGQSLLVQSVQLTFAGNIETGGSVTVVVDSISGAGVPASSQVSTSWALNGRGHLLIDNILGYEAELVLLESDNLKSPLVFVALSNGVEKLSTAGRAYLKEAPAWTADRAVGIYTYPMDFNAPHEPFWFEVNADGTALTVSTWDRNGDGEITSDEVTLMPGFWTINEAGNLLIRRYFASTSGFCEPATWDPAPGDECALYHEREWVLHQDGEGIALRHYHRVFADPFLDDSTMAPEEHVLSNGSILNTYIERVAERPAPISSM from the coding sequence ATGAGTATAAAAAACAAGCATTTTAACGGGGCAGTTATCGGTGCCCTCAGTTTGGTACTGGTTGCCTGTGGTGGTGGCAGTAGCGGTGGCGGTAATGAAGGGGGGACACCTTCGGAGCCCACTAATCAGCCACCCTCGGTTAGTGCCGACCCCATCACTCTGATGGAAGGTGAGTCCGCAACAATAACTGCTTCCGCAACGGATCCTGAAGGTTCTTCCGTTTCCTATATGTGGGAGCAAAAAGCCGGTGCGTCTCTGACACTTGGTGATGTTGATACCGCCACGGTTTCAATCCAGGCCCCGGCAGTAGTCGAGAGCACTCAGGCAACCCTGGTGGTTACCGTAACTGACGCAGAGGGTGCCACGACCTCGGAGGAAGTGGTCGTGTCCATTACTGCTCGCATGGTCGGCGTGAGTATTGCGGGTGTGGTTACCGAGAGCCTTGCAGAAAATTCTGAAGTGTCATTCAACGTGGGTGAACAGCTGTTCACTACTGTGGTGGGCAGCGCTGGTCAGTACTCTACTACAATCTCAGTGGATGATAGTCTGGCCTCGGAGATGGTACGTGCCGAGGTACGTAATCCGGCGACTGGTCTCAAGCTGGTTTCTTTGATGGGGGACTTTTCGGCACTAGTGAGTGCGGCAGGCGAAGATGGTGTTGTCGTCCGCGATGAACTCCCCGCTGTCAATATATCAACGCTAACCACTGCATTGGCAGCTCAGGTGGAGCGGGGAGAGCCCGGCAGTGTCGAAACCACTGAACAGCTCACTGCACGCAAGAAACTGCTGAATGGTAGTGATATTTTTCATCTGGGGACTTTGATTCGGTTAGTGCTGGATCACGCAGGTACCGGGGAAGTAGTAATGCCGGATAGCTTTGCGGACACTTATGCACTGGCTGCAGATCGCGAGGCGGCTTCAAGGTTAATTAACGAGATTCAAACGAGCAACGCGTCGATTTACCAGGCTGCAGTTGACGAAGTTGCTGAAGACGCTCAGCGGGCTTTCCCGTCGCTCGCAATTCCTGCCGCAATGCAGGATACCTATTACTTTGACGGAATCGTAATCAACCCGATCCCGTTTAGTGGGCCTACGCGTATTTCTCTGGGGAACAACCTGAATTTAAATGCTCAGGGTAGCGGCACCTGGGGAGGTAATGAGGGCACAAGCGAAATTAGCTGGGAGGCTACCACCAATGGGCTCGAGATTGCTGGTGCAGAATTCGTGGTCGATTCAAGCCTGGTATACGACGAGAGCCTGGGAGTGCAGATCCAGCAAGAAACCGTCGTACAGCCGAAGCTAATCAAGTGGCTTGATTACGGAGAGGAAGTCGACTGGTTTTTAATTACCGCTGATCGCTTTACCCGTTACCCAAATGGTGAGTATCCACCTACCGAGGCGGAGCAGTTGACTGACGCAGCCATGGGAGTTCGCAGTGCAGGAGCAGTGCCTGTCGATCAGGCTTTACAGATGGGACTTGCGCTGAGCATTCCGCTACCGCTTGTGGAAGGCGAGGTGACCGAGCCTACCCCGGATTTTGAAGGGCAGTCTTTGTTGGTGCAATCCGTCCAGTTAACCTTTGCCGGGAACATTGAGACTGGTGGCAGTGTTACGGTGGTTGTAGATTCTATCTCCGGTGCCGGTGTGCCCGCTTCGAGCCAGGTGAGTACGTCGTGGGCGCTGAATGGCCGCGGGCATTTATTGATCGACAATATCCTCGGCTATGAAGCGGAACTGGTACTGTTGGAAAGCGATAACCTGAAGTCTCCACTAGTATTCGTTGCTCTCAGTAATGGGGTTGAAAAGCTTTCTACCGCAGGAAGAGCCTACCTTAAGGAGGCGCCAGCCTGGACGGCAGATCGAGCGGTAGGCATTTACACGTACCCGATGGATTTCAACGCCCCACACGAGCCGTTCTGGTTTGAAGTCAATGCGGATGGAACGGCTCTGACCGTGTCGACCTGGGATCGGAATGGGGATGGGGAAATTACCTCGGATGAAGTTACTTTGATGCCTGGCTTCTGGACTATCAACGAAGCAGGAAACCTGCTCATCCGTCGTTACTTTGCATCTACTTCAGGATTCTGTGAACCTGCCACCTGGGATCCGGCGCCTGGGGATGAGTGTGCGTTATATCACGAGCGGGAGTGGGTACTGCACCAGGACGGTGAGGGTATTGCGCTGCGGCACTACCACCGTGTCTTCGCAGACCCCTTCTTGGATGACTCCACGATGGCTCCAGAGGAACATGTTTTGAGTAACGGTAGTATTCTCAATACCTACATTGAGCGCGTGGCGGAGAGGCCTGCTCCTATCTCATCCATGTAA
- a CDS encoding LysR family transcriptional regulator → MIELRHLRALTILRETGSMVRAAERLHLTQSALSHLFREMEERHEQSLFVRKSRPLRFTSAGLRLLQLADDVLPRVAVAQRDLARLASGNAGRLNIAIECHSCYQWLMPTLDAYRDDWPEVELDLSSGFNFAPLPALVRGDLDLVVTSNPDESLKGIHYEPLFSFEMCLAISRKHPLADRKWVEPQDLADEVQITYPVERERLDIFQHFLDPADVEPASVRTAELTVMMVQLVVSGRGVCALPNWALYEYLQKGLVNQLRLGKSGLWSTLYAAVREEMLEQAFLQDFFTTARDTCFANLNGVRAAAE, encoded by the coding sequence ATGATAGAACTCCGCCACCTCAGGGCCCTGACCATCCTGCGGGAGACTGGCAGCATGGTGCGCGCCGCCGAGCGCCTGCACCTCACCCAGTCCGCCCTGTCCCACCTGTTCCGGGAGATGGAGGAGCGCCATGAACAGAGCCTGTTTGTGCGCAAATCCCGCCCACTGCGCTTTACCAGTGCCGGATTGCGCCTGCTGCAACTGGCCGACGATGTGCTGCCGCGGGTGGCCGTCGCACAGCGGGATCTCGCGCGGCTGGCCTCCGGCAATGCGGGGCGGCTGAATATCGCCATCGAGTGCCACAGCTGCTACCAGTGGCTGATGCCCACACTCGATGCCTACCGGGACGACTGGCCGGAAGTGGAGCTGGATCTTTCCAGCGGATTCAACTTTGCTCCACTGCCGGCGCTGGTACGGGGAGACCTGGACCTGGTAGTAACCAGCAATCCGGATGAATCCCTCAAGGGGATTCACTACGAGCCCCTGTTCAGTTTCGAAATGTGCCTGGCCATCAGCAGGAAACACCCGCTGGCGGACCGGAAATGGGTAGAGCCGCAGGACCTGGCAGATGAAGTGCAGATCACCTATCCGGTGGAAAGGGAAAGGCTGGATATCTTCCAGCACTTCCTTGATCCCGCAGATGTGGAACCCGCTTCCGTGCGCACGGCAGAACTGACGGTAATGATGGTCCAACTGGTGGTGAGCGGACGCGGTGTGTGTGCGCTTCCTAACTGGGCGCTTTACGAATATTTACAGAAAGGGTTGGTCAACCAGCTTAGACTGGGCAAAAGTGGACTTTGGAGTACACTCTACGCGGCGGTTCGCGAAGAGATGCTGGAACAGGCATTTTTGCAGGACTTTTTCACCACAGCGCGGGATACCTGCTTCGCCAACCTCAACGGGGTGCGCGCCGCCGCCGAATAA
- a CDS encoding DEAD/DEAH box helicase — protein MTDNSAPAGFDQLGLPTQILEAVTKLGYETPSPIQAQTIPSLLEGRDVLGQAQTGTGKTAAFALPLLAGLDLKSKRPQALVLAPTRELAIQVAEACQSYAANLKGFHVAPIYGGADYRGQIQQLKRGVQLVVGTPGRVMDHMRKGTLDLSGLKTLVLDEADEMLRMGFIDDVEWVLEQVPAERQIALFSATMPREIAKIARDHLNNPVDVKIKVKTETADTIRQRYWPVGGLHKMDALTRILEAEPVDGTIIFVRTKNATVEIADKLAARGFASSALNGDMAQNLREQVIDKLKKGKLDIVVATDVAARGLDVKRISHVINYDIPYDTEAYIHRIGRTGRAGREGDAILFVAPRERRMLRVIEKATKKPIERLELPTAKAVNASRMEKFRQRITDTLQGREDLAPFRDLVEQYLAENEMDPLDVAAALAAMAQGDSPLLLDEREPKQRDFNDRNERSDRRDGDDRKRGKKGFDKQKHVGPPDEGKERFRIEVGRDHGVRPGSVVGAIANEVDLDSSYIGRIEIYPDYTTVDLPEGMPKEIFNHLKKVRVNGRPMNIAKFTDQGGSGEGRKGGKPSFAAKKRKPKQPRD, from the coding sequence ATGACCGACAATTCTGCACCTGCTGGTTTTGACCAGCTGGGCCTGCCGACACAAATTCTCGAAGCCGTTACCAAACTGGGTTATGAAACCCCATCCCCGATCCAGGCACAGACCATTCCGTCACTGCTGGAAGGCCGCGACGTGCTGGGCCAGGCCCAGACCGGTACCGGCAAAACTGCCGCCTTCGCACTGCCGCTGCTGGCCGGGCTCGACCTGAAGAGCAAGCGCCCCCAGGCACTGGTACTGGCACCGACCCGTGAACTCGCCATCCAGGTGGCCGAGGCCTGCCAGTCTTACGCCGCCAATCTCAAAGGTTTTCACGTTGCCCCTATTTACGGTGGCGCCGACTACCGCGGCCAGATCCAGCAACTGAAGCGCGGTGTGCAGCTGGTTGTGGGTACCCCGGGCCGAGTGATGGACCATATGCGCAAGGGCACCTTGGACCTGTCCGGTCTCAAGACCCTGGTGCTGGATGAAGCCGACGAAATGCTGCGTATGGGCTTCATCGACGACGTGGAGTGGGTGCTCGAGCAGGTTCCCGCTGAGCGCCAGATCGCGCTGTTCTCCGCCACCATGCCGCGGGAGATTGCCAAGATTGCGCGCGATCACCTGAACAACCCGGTAGACGTGAAGATCAAGGTCAAGACCGAGACCGCCGATACCATCCGCCAGCGCTACTGGCCGGTGGGCGGCCTGCACAAGATGGATGCGCTGACCCGCATCCTCGAAGCGGAGCCTGTTGATGGCACCATCATTTTTGTGCGCACCAAGAACGCTACCGTTGAGATTGCCGACAAGCTGGCAGCTCGCGGATTTGCCAGCTCTGCCCTGAACGGCGACATGGCGCAGAACCTGCGCGAGCAGGTGATCGACAAGCTGAAGAAAGGCAAGCTGGATATCGTGGTAGCCACCGATGTGGCGGCCCGTGGTCTGGACGTGAAACGTATCAGTCACGTGATCAACTACGATATTCCTTACGATACCGAAGCCTATATCCACCGTATCGGCCGTACCGGCCGTGCCGGTCGCGAAGGCGATGCGATCCTGTTCGTGGCACCGCGCGAGCGCCGCATGCTGCGTGTGATCGAGAAGGCGACCAAGAAGCCCATCGAACGCCTCGAACTGCCGACTGCCAAGGCGGTAAACGCCTCGCGTATGGAGAAGTTCCGTCAGCGTATTACCGACACCCTGCAGGGCCGTGAAGACCTGGCGCCGTTCCGCGATCTGGTGGAGCAGTACCTGGCCGAAAACGAAATGGACCCGCTGGATGTAGCTGCTGCACTGGCCGCCATGGCCCAGGGCGACAGCCCGCTGCTGCTGGACGAGCGCGAGCCGAAGCAGCGCGACTTTAATGATCGGAACGAGCGCAGTGACCGCCGCGACGGCGACGACCGCAAGCGCGGCAAGAAAGGCTTTGATAAGCAGAAGCACGTTGGTCCGCCCGATGAAGGCAAAGAGCGTTTCCGCATCGAAGTAGGCCGCGACCACGGTGTACGCCCGGGCAGCGTAGTGGGTGCCATTGCCAACGAAGTGGATCTCGACAGCTCCTACATCGGCCGCATCGAAATCTACCCGGATTACACCACCGTGGACCTGCCGGAAGGCATGCCCAAGGAAATCTTCAACCACCTGAAAAAGGTGCGCGTAAACGGCCGCCCGATGAACATCGCCAAGTTCACCGACCAGGGTGGAAGCGGTGAAGGCCGCAAGGGTGGCAAGCCGTCTTTCGCCGCTAAAAAGCGCAAGCCGAAGCAGCCGCGTGACTGA